Part of the Salmo salar chromosome ssa10, Ssal_v3.1, whole genome shotgun sequence genome is shown below.
ctcacgctgctgtttccaacgtcttatcatcgactcattaagaccaagctcccgtgcagcagctctatttccttttccaacagccagatcaaatcgccttcaacttgaaagctgcatcatatgcatttctccgtgtctttgccatgatgagggtgacaaaatgactaccgtaatcagaatgatgggaagtttgagagcgctcgatttaatctaaacagtaaacaaaaaagttgtttgaccttaacccgttcggcaatttctttggtctaatgaaagcttcatgccgccaaaaaactgagcacgtcacagaatgtgtttttttggaaaaaaaaatttgaaagtgggaaaaatccatatattagccgcgtcattgtttaagccgcggggttcaaagcgtgggaaaaagttgcggcttatagtccggaatttacggtaatcgGTCATTCAAAAACATGAAAGTGAGGAGAGTTCTGCAGCTCCTGCACAGCAAAAGCACACTGTTTTATAAAGAGGTAAATGTGTTCTGATTCACACATAGTAATTCATTGTCTAATTAATCACAATCATTTTCCCCATGTCACAGGCTTTTGACAGAACTCCAGCCAAACTCACCTTGATCTGGTTCTGATGATTCATGCTCTCGGAGCTCATCTGGAACTTGACCGCCTCCATCTCCTCCAGACTGGAGTCCTGGAGGCTCCTCACCTGGCCCTCTGCCTTCTCCAGCTTGTCCTGCAGCTCCAGCATGGCTCCTGGAAGGCTCTCTGTCATCCTCAGTTCCTCTCTTAGGCTGGTGTTCTCCTGGCGCATGGCAGCCATGCAGGCCTCCAGCCGCTCCACCTCCCCGGAAGTTTTCTCCTCCAGTTCCCCTATCCTGTCTGCCTCCCCCGCCCAGCCTTCCTTGGCCTCCTCCCTTTCTGCTGTCAGTCTACAGATAGTCATCCCAAGCTCTGCCATCTCTGTATTGGCCCGGTGGAGGCCTTCACGTATCTCAGCATTCTCCATGGCCAGCCTCTCATTTTGGGCCTTTAGCGTAGCCAGCTCTCCCCTGGCGGAGGCCTCTGCGGCAGCCGACTCGGACCGGGTGGCTGCCTCCTGGTCACGCTCCCTGCTCAgagcctcttccctctctttgcATTGCAGGAGCTCGGCCACGTGCCTCTGGTTAAGTGCCTCAGTCTGGGCTTTGAGCTGCTCTGTTAGGGTCCTGAGCGCGTCTTTCTGGGCCTCCATCACCTCCagctgggcctggctcctcatCCTGTCCTCCCCAGAGGTCTTCAGCTGCACTCTCAAATCCATCACTTCTGCCTGGAACCTGGACACCTCCTTCATGTTCACTTCCAGTTGGCCCTCCACCATAGTCAGCTTGGCGGCTACCTCCTGGCTCTCCTTGGCCTGGGCAGAGCTTCTCTGTAgctgtgttctctccaccatCTGTTTCTCAGTGGTGACCCTCTCTATCAGCTTTGTCTTTTTGGCACAGGCATTTTCTGCATCTGCCTTAGCCTTTTCCAGTGCCCTTCCTCTGGCCTCCAGGGCCTCCACCTTGGCCTGGAGCTCTGCACAGCCCTTCTCCTTGTTCTCTAGCTGGGCCTTCCTGTCTTTGAGCTGCTCCTGCAGGCTGGCCTCGCTCCTGCGGGATGCCCCCAAGCTCTTCTCCAGCTCTCCTATCTGCCCGTGGATGGACTTCAGTTCCTCCTGCATGGAGCTCAGCGCCGCCCTCACCGTAGCCTGCTCCTCACTCAGGCCTTGGTTCTCCTGCTCCAGCCGTTTGATAGAGGCATCTGAGACTGCGGCGGCCTTGGCCGCCCTCTGTAAACTCTCGTCCAAGGCCCGGTTCTCCTCACGCAACTTCCTGTCCTTCTCATCCACTGTTACCTTGGCGTCATCCAGCTGGCCCCTCAGTTGCTTGTCAGACGCCCTCAGAGCGGCCACCTCACCCTCCAGGGCTGCCCGGCTCTCTGCCAGCTCCTTCTTCAGCTCCTCATTCCTCTTCACTGTGCCCAGCAACTTCCCATTCAGCTCCATCAGGTTGGTGCACTGAGTCTTGTACTCTTCCATTTTATTGGCCTGCTCCCTGATGCTGGATTCCAGCTTGGAGAGGTTGGCGATCAGGATGTCCCTCTCCGTTGTCAGGCTATGGCTCTGGACCTCCAGGTGCTGAAGCCTCTGTATGCTGGAGAGCAGCTCCGCCTCTCTGCTCTTCAACTGCTCCTTCAGGTAGAGTAGTTCCACCTCCAAGGCCTCTTTCAGACTGCCTATGCTTTCCTGGATCTCAActttctcctcctctgctctgttTCTGGCCTCCTCTGcttgtctctccatctcttccagaACACTCTGGAGGTCCTGCAGCTGCCTCTGCAGGTTGTTGACCTCCTTCTCTCTCAAAGTCAATGCCCCCTGGAGCTTGTCAATGGCATTACGctgctcctctgcacactccgcAAACTTAGCGTTCCCCTCTGCAATGGATTTTGACAGCGACTCAAGCTTGGCCTCATCCTTCTTTTCTGCCACCTCTTTGACCCTTAGCTCATCTGCCAGCCTGTCGGCCTGtcttctcctatcctctccctctGCCAGAGCCTCTATCTTCCCCCTCTCAGCCTCCTTCAGTCTGTCCAGTAGCTCATGGATCTTCTGTGCTGAGTCAAAGTAGCTAGTCGCCTGCTGGCCCTTCTCATCCAACACGCCATCCAGTTTGGCCATTAGTTCTACGTTCTTCCCCTCTGCGGCTGCCAGCTTCTCCTGAAGGTGGCGATTTTCGGTCTCCCTGGCCTTCTCCCCGGCCCTCAGGGACTCCAGCTCGCAGGACAAGGCCTCCTCCCGTGCCTCCAGGTCTTTCAGGGTCCCTTGCATACCCTGCTGTTTCTCCTGGGCGGTCAGCGACACGTCCAGCTGCCTCTGTAGCTCCACCACCACACTCCTGAGCTCAGCACCCTCCTCCCCCATCTGCTGTACCCTGTCCAGGAGCTCCCGCTGCTTCAGCTCTGACTGGTCCAGCTCC
Proteins encoded:
- the LOC106613556 gene encoding FYVE and coiled-coil domain-containing protein 1; translation: MAAGVALGESQLQRIIRDLHDAVAELTKEYKENGEPITDDSPNLHKFSYKLEYLLQFDQKEKTTFLGTRKDYWDYFSDCLAKIKGANDGIRFVKSIPELKTSLGKGRAFVRYSLVHQRLADTLQQCLMNQRVTSDWYYTRSPLLKSHLSVDIISHLYELNEVQFDVASRGHDLDSSWPTFARRTLGMPNSPGHMWKPPSRSSSINSLASTYSQQAHEFLGSPDNGPSILSELNELLPSSVEVSMLDELRLELDQSELKQRELLDRVQQMGEEGAELRSVVVELQRQLDVSLTAQEKQQGMQGTLKDLEAREEALSCELESLRAGEKARETENRHLQEKLAAAEGKNVELMAKLDGVLDEKGQQATSYFDSAQKIHELLDRLKEAERGKIEALAEGEDRRRQADRLADELRVKEVAEKKDEAKLESLSKSIAEGNAKFAECAEEQRNAIDKLQGALTLREKEVNNLQRQLQDLQSVLEEMERQAEEARNRAEEEKVEIQESIGSLKEALEVELLYLKEQLKSREAELLSSIQRLQHLEVQSHSLTTERDILIANLSKLESSIREQANKMEEYKTQCTNLMELNGKLLGTVKRNEELKKELAESRAALEGEVAALRASDKQLRGQLDDAKVTVDEKDRKLREENRALDESLQRAAKAAAVSDASIKRLEQENQGLSEEQATVRAALSSMQEELKSIHGQIGELEKSLGASRRSEASLQEQLKDRKAQLENKEKGCAELQAKVEALEARGRALEKAKADAENACAKKTKLIERVTTEKQMVERTQLQRSSAQAKESQEVAAKLTMVEGQLEVNMKEVSRFQAEVMDLRVQLKTSGEDRMRSQAQLEVMEAQKDALRTLTEQLKAQTEALNQRHVAELLQCKEREEALSRERDQEAATRSESAAAEASARGELATLKAQNERLAMENAEIREGLHRANTEMAELGMTICRLTAEREEAKEGWAGEADRIGELEEKTSGEVERLEACMAAMRQENTSLREELRMTESLPGAMLELQDKLEKAEGQVRSLQDSSLEEMEAVKFQMSSESMNHQNQIKSLKDEVGKLRVQLPKEQEKVSSLEAKIFEIEGVNEEYSRLIGEKDAHITKSEAAIRQSEGEIQRLRDSVTSAEEVLLAVQAAREELKKKLEQAEVDKNSHYLRTTAEIDDLYRTKSTLEERLIELIKDKDILWQKSDALEFEQKLRAEERWLQDKEATHCLGCQGHFTWWLRRHHCRLCGRIFCYYCSNNFVMTKHSGKKERCCRECYTQHRAVVERFTEAELSPSDTQPPPPGIGPHSLPEPAPYKPTPRVTVSDPSAKTDDGAYDITTEEDANGIYDSDSLSQTTGDSLEGEQNTRPLGALDIGTGDTTPDDPEENVSTLHDAEIALLKSGEVTLVVPLSIDDISQFGDGSRELFVKSSCYSVISIVVVDCSPTVSWMFSSEPKSISFSMVYRVTADVPVEQSKVLIPLTRCNSHKEAIQGQLKVRNPGLYTLIFDNSFSRFISKKVLYHLTLEKPVIYDGSDF